Proteins from one Hoplias malabaricus isolate fHopMal1 chromosome 2, fHopMal1.hap1, whole genome shotgun sequence genomic window:
- the map3k4 gene encoding mitogen-activated protein kinase kinase kinase 4 isoform X3, with translation MKRMSGKHQRGSQNRAAGRSPIKEKSPSGASTPREREGAKPFTESTEEISYKQGKKQRSNLRSNERDKKKTFEGSFMLDPLSRPGPFSSFNMEPRKPYLSLGCGSNKLPVNMPHAMPRTHRQTSRTDCPADRLKFFETLRLLLKLTSMSSKKKEKEQRGLDNTPFMGQNNEVIWLELQAWHARRSITDQDLYLYTARQTIPDIINKVLHFKVDYSCLAATPETQMESVPKDCCPGVSNCGTCPSSWAEVDTAALLGSGSACIQHLQRQRLAFEQVKGVIGLLESVEALYPSLQTLQKDYEKYAARDFQGRVQALCLWLNITQDLNQKLRVMGTVLGLRDLSRIGWPVFEIPSPRCSRGSDGDEHEEEDENDSTATFTADSDMEECEMGEAEAKKEHPTCLTPLLGRLLSEDFSQACGGESQYCPTAIYRPFVDKALKQMGLRKLILRLHKLMDRSLQRSRTALLSHTPTQELSEVPDCSLLYTDYLPELSRHLAGKVQEDVNSGRVSWEELRDMDLPSFRPAFLVLCRVQLNVIHECLKLRLEQRPAGKPSLLSIKQLVRECKEVLKGGLLMKQNYQFMLHGIISDPQGLQTNANIDEFEEDLHEMLEVYFGYMRSWIEMLQQLPQASHSLKNLLEEEWNFTKVITPYIRGGEAQSGKLFCDIAGMLLRSTGEFLDVGLQKSLDEFWESADSSTASDEIRRSVIETSRSLKQLFHEARERASKALGFAKMLRKDLEIAADFSLASGVPCILQALKAKNYVKVQIPGLEELQVFVPCGLMEQRSTILQLLNAAAGKECSKEPDEIPEDEAYLLLSKHGAGDAPAESSWAQWDGTVIKVVTQMETVDTLRAMKVENLLLIVMQSAHLVAQRKAFQQSMEDLLTLRREQTSSQPLIAQALEQLKNEALELCNKINSAIDCVEYMFTSEFEAEVEESESATLQQYCREAMVQGYNFAFEYHKEVVRLMSGEFRQRIGERYIAFARKWMNYVLTKCESGRGTRPRWATQGFDFLQAIEPVFISALPEDDFLSLQALMNECIGHVIGKPHSPVSGLYLAPRNSPRPVKVPRCHSDPPNPSLFIPNAEGTSSRSLPCDLRTQLCPPGPRSAPQAPQGENSTTKVLCTIPNEHSVHENDRLSSVAAELQFKSLSRHSSPTEDREEPSYPKTDPSAAVRRSWELRNFISQSKDSAARQSPMEAVQRAIFSFEEKRYAALRQRNVIGQVCNTPKSYDNVMQVGLRKVTFKWQRGNKIGEGQYGKVYTCINVDTGELMAMKEIRFQPNDHKTIKETADELKIFEGIKHPNLVRYFGVELHREEMYIFMEYCDEGTLEEVSRLGLQEHVIRLYCKQITTAINVLHEHGIVHRDIKGANIFLTSSGLIKLGDFGCSVKLKNNAHTMPGEVNSTLGTAAYMAPEVITRAKGEGHGRAADIWSLGCVLIEMVTGKRPWHEYEHNFQIMYKVGMGHKPPIPEKLSTEGKDFLAHCLESEPKRRWTASALLDHPFVKVCTDEE, from the exons ATGAAACGCATGTCTGGCAAACACCAGAGAGGCAGCCAAAACAGAGCTGCAGGGCGCTCGCCCATCAAAG AGAAAAGCCCCTCCGGTGCCTCAACCCCGAGGGAGCGTGAAGGAGCCAAACCATTCACCGAGTCCACTGAGGAGATAAGTTACAAGCAAGGGAAGAAGCAACGCTCCAACTTGCGTTCCAACGAGCGAGACAAAAAGAAGACTTTTGAGGGCTCTTTCATGCTGGACCCTCTCTCCAGACCTGGTCCATTTAGTTCATTCAACATGGAACCCAGGAAGCCCTACTTGAGCTTGGGCTGTGGCTCCAACAAGCTCCCCGTGAACATGCCCCACGCTATGCCCCGCACCCATCGGCAGACGTCGCGTACTGACTGCCCAGCCGACCGCTTAAAGTTCTTTGAGACGTTGCGTCTGCTGCTGAAGCTGACTTCAATGTCATccaagaaaaaggagaaagaacaGCGCGGCCTGGATAACACACCCTTCATGGGTCAGAATAATGAAGTAATCTGGCTGGAGCTCCAAGCCTGGCATGCACGTCGCAGCATCACTGATCAGGACCTGTATCTTTACACGGCCCGTCAGACTATTCCTGACATCATTAACAAGGTGCTGCACTTCAAGGTGGACTACAGCTGCCTAGCCGCCACCCCCGAGACTCAAATGGAGTCTGTTCCGAAAGACTGCTGCCCAGGAGTGTCTAACTGTGGGACGTGCCCCAGCTCGTGGGCAGAAGTAGATACCGCCGCCCTTCTGGGCTCAGGTTCAGCATGTATTCAACACttgcagaggcagagactggcCTTTGAGCAAGTCAAGGGTGTGATTGGGTTGTTGGAGTCTGTAGAAGCCCTTTACCCATCGCTGCAGACTCTGCAGAAGGACTATGAGAAGTATGCAGCACGGGACTTCCAGGGCAGGGTGCAGGCGCTCTGCCTGTGGCTCAACATCACTCAGGACCTGAACCAGAAACTGCGCGTGATGGGCACTGTGCTGGGCCTCCGAGACCTCTCCCGTATAGGTTGGCCGGTTTTTGAAATTCCCTCACCTCGTTGCTCTCGTGGCAGTGACGGCGATGAACAcgaagaggaggatgagaatGACTCTACAGCCACCTTCACAGCTGACAGCGACATGGAAGAGTGTGAGATGGGCGAAGCCGAAGCTAAAAAGGAGCACCCCACTTGCCTTACCCCTCTGTTGGGTCGACTGTTGTCAGAAGACTTCAGTCAAGCCTGTGGCGGTGAAAGCCAGTACTGTCCAACAGCCATATACCGGCCCTTCGTAGACAAAGCACTGAAGCAAATGGGCCTGCGCAAACTCATCCTTCGACTGCACAAATTGATGGACCGCTCTCTGCAGAGGTCCAGGACTGCGCTGCTGAGCCACACGCCCACTCAAGAG TTATCGGAGGTTCCAGACTGTTCCTTGTTGTACACTGACTACCTACCCGAGCTCTCTCGTCACCTGGCTGGAAAGGTGCAGGAGGATGTGAACTCAGGACGTGTGTCGTGGGAAGAGCTACGGGACATGGACCTGCCCTCATTTAGACCTGCTTTTCTGGTGCTCTGCCGTGTGCAGCTAAACGTCATTCACGAGTGCCTCAAACTGCGCCTGGAGCAAAGACCTGCAGGAAAGCCCTCTCTGCTCAGCATCAAACAG TTGGTGCGTGAGTGCAAAGAAGTTCTGAAAGGTGGGCTCTTGATGAAGCAGAACTACCAGTTTATGCTGCATGGCATCATTTCTGACCCGCAAGGACTACAGACCAATGCCAACATTGATGAGTTTGAAGAAGACCTACATGAAATGCTAGAG GTGTACTTTGGCTACATGCGCAGCTGGATCGAGATGTTGCAGCAGTTGCCACAGGCCTCCCACAGCCTGAAGAACCTGCTGGAGGAGGAGTGGAACTTCACTAAGGTCATCACTCCATACATCCGTGGAGGAGAAGCTCAGTCTGGAAAACTCTTTTG TGACATTGCTGGCATGCTGCTGAGATCCACAGGAGAGTTCCTGGATGTGGGCCTTCAGAAGAGCCTTGATGAGTTCTGGGAGAGCGCTGACTCTAGCACAGCCTCAGATGAGATCAG GCGCTCAGTGATTGAGACGAGTCGCTCTCTGAAACAGCTTTTCCATGAGGCCAGGGAGCGGGCGTCGAAAGCGCTGGGCTTCGCCAAAATGCTCCGAAAG GATCTTGAGATTGCAGCTGACTTCAGCTTAGCCAGTGGAGTGCCTTGCATTCTCCAAGCACTGAAAGCCAAGAATTACGTCAAG GTCCAGATCCCAGGCTTGGAGGAGCTACAGGTCTTTGTGCCATGTGGCCTGATGGAGCAGCGTTCCACCATACTGCAGCTGCTAAACGCAGCAGCAGGGAAGGAGTGCTCTAAAGAGCCAGATGAGATCCCTGAGGATGAGGCATATCTCCTGTTGAGCAAGCATGGAGCGGGAGACGCACCCGCCGAATCCAGTTGGGCTCAGTGGGATGGCACTGTAATCAAAGTGGTGACACAAATGGAGACGGTTGACACTTTACGAGCCATGAAG GTGGAGAACCTGCTGTTGATTGTGATGCAGTCGGCTCACCTGGTGGCCCAGCGCAAAGCGTTCCAGCAGTCAATGGAGGATCTGCTGACACTGCGGCGTGAACAGACGTCCAGCCAGCCCCTTATTGCCCAAGCCCTAGAGCAGCTAAAG AACGAGGCATTGGAACTGTGCAATAAGATTAACAGTGCCATTGACTGTGTGGAGTACATGTTCACCTCTGAGTTTGAAGCAGAAGTCGAGGAGTCGGAGTCTGCCACTCTTCAGCAGTACTGCAGAGAAGCCATGGTCCAAGGCTACAACTTTGCCTTTGAG TACCATAAAGAGGTGGTGAGGCTAATGTCAGGGGAGTTCAGACAGCGAATAGGGGAACGCTACATTGCCTTTGCTCGGAAGTGGATGAATTATGTCTTAACCAAGTGTGAGAGTGGTAGAGGCACCCGACCCAG gtgggCAACGCAAGGCTTTGATTTCCTTCAAGCCATTGAGCCTGTGTTCATCTCTGCTCTGCCTGAAGATGATTTCTTG AGTCTTCAGGCCCTGATGAACGAATGTATAGGCCATGTGATCGGAAAGCCACACAGTCCTGTAAGCGGCCTGTACCTCG CCCCTCGAAACAGCCCTCGACCTGTCAAAGTTCCCCGCTGCCATAGCGATCCTCCGAACCCTTCCCTCTTCATCCCTAATGCGGAGGGCACAAG CTCTCGGAGTCTCCCGTGTGACCTGCGTACCCAGCTATGCCCCCCAGGCCCCCGATCTGCCCCTCAGGCCCCCCAGGGGGAAAACAGCACCACCAAAGTTCTCTGCACCATCCCCAATGAGCACAG TGTTCATGAGAATGACCGTCTATCATCAGTGGCAGCAGAGCTTCAGTTTAAATCCCTCAGTCGCCACTCCAGCCCCACAGAAGACAGAGAAG AGCCTTCATATCCAAAGACAGATCCTTCTGCTGCAGTTCGGCGAAGCTGGGAACTACGTAACTTCATCAGCCAGTCAAAAG ACTCAGCAGCCCGCCAGAGCCCAATGGAAGCAGTGCAGCGAGCCATCTTTTCCTTTGAGGAGAAGCGATATGCCGCACTGAGGCAGCGCAATGTCATAGGTCAAGTGTGTAATACACCCAAGTCCTATGACAACGTAATGCAAGTCGGCCTGCGCAAAGTCACCTTTAAATGGCAGAGAGGCAACAAGATAG GAGAAGGGCAATACGGGAAGGTCTATACATGCATTAACGTGGACACAGGTGAACTCATGGCTATGAAGGAA ATTCGCTTCCAGCCCAATGATCACAAAACGATAAAGGAGACAGCAGATGAGCTAAAAATCTTTGAAGGCATTAAACACCCGAACCTGGTCCGCTATTTTGGCGTTGAGCTCCACCGG GAAGAGATGTATATCTTTATGGAATACTGTGACGAAGGGACACTGGAGGAGGTTTCCAGACTGGGGCTGCAGGAGCATGTGATTCGACTCTACTGCAAGCAGATCACCACTGCCATCAACGTGCTTCATGAACATGGCATTGTGCACCGTGACATCAAAG GAGCCAACATTTTCCTGACGTCGTCTGGCCTGATAAAGCTGGGAGACTTTGGCTGCTCAGTTAAGCTGAAAAATAATGCTCATACCATGCCAGGAGAGGTGAACAGCACCCTGGGTACTGCAG CATACATGGCTCCTGAGGTCATCACAAGGGCAAAAGGTGAAGGTCACGGGCGTGCGGCAGATATCTGGAGTCTCGGCTGTGTTCTTATCGAGATGGTCACTGGAAAG AGGCCATGGCATGAGTATGAGCACAATTTCCAAATTATGTATAAAGTAGGCATGGGGCATAAGCCACCCATCCCAGAGAAGCTGAGCACAGAGGGGAAAGATTTCCTGGCCCACTGTCTGGAGAGTGAGCCCAAACGCCGTTGGACTGCCAGCGCACTGCTGGACCATCCCTTTGTCAAG GTCTGCACAGATGAGGAATGA